The stretch of DNA CGATAAATTTTCGCCGCTTCTCACTATCTGCGTCACTCGATTGACAATCTGACGCCCTATCTCCCTAGCCTGGTTAGTCGATAAGCCTGTTTCATCCTCAACTATTTTAGAAGTTTGAATTAAAGGGATAATCGTTTTTTTGTCTTTTTCTTTTAAAGAAGTAGACAGAGTTTGTAAAAATCTCATAAGAGCGCCTGACATTATCCCACTTTTTATATGGCTTATTGTAAATGGAAACCCTGTTTTTTTCATCAAAGAGATAAATTCTGATATAGCCTCGGAAGAAGAGTCCACATTTTTTAGCTTTTCAATTAAAGGGTCTAAACTCTTTGCGGTTAACCGCTCTTCTGTCTTTTCAATATTAAAAGATATTATTTTTTTAAAAAGCATTATTTGTCTTCCAATTTAACCTGGACTTACCGTAATTCATTATCGATTATAAAAGAAGTAAATTTCAAGAAGTTTAAACAAATTTCAGACTGATATCAAGCGCTTTCGCAGAATGGGTAAGAGCTCCAACAGATATATAATCAACTCCTGTCTTTGCGATAAATTTTATATTTTTCAGGTTCACGCCGCCCGACGCCTCTGTTTCAATCCCTGCGTTTTTACAAAGTTTAACCGCTTCCATAAGGGTTCTTTTGTCCATATTATCCAAAAGGATCCTATCTACACCAAGCTTTATCGCCGTTTTAACTTCGTTTATATTTTGAGCCTCTACTTCAATCTTTTTGGCCTTTTTCCTTAAAAGCTTAATTGCAGGTTCTATCCCCCCCGCAAATTTTATATGATTGTCTTTTATTAAAACCGCATCATACAATCCAAAACGGTGATTTTGTCCTCCGCCCGCCAAAACAGCCTCTTTTTCAGCCTGTCGCCAAAGAGGGGTGGTCTTGCGAGTATCTAGAATCTTTACATTTGTCCCCGTCACAGCCACAACAAATTTTGAGGTTAGCGTAGCAATCCCTGATAATCTTTGAAGAAAATTAAGGGCCAGTCTCTCTCCTTTTAATATGGAATGGGCGGGGCCTGTTATTTCCGCGATAACTTCCCCATCGCTTACTTTATTACCATCTTTTACCTTAAAAGAGACTTTGATCTTTTTATCCAAAACATCAAAAACCCCCTTCACCAAAGATGTCCCTGCGAGAAGCCCGTCTTCCTTGACCAATATGATTGCCGAAGCAGGTTTTCTTTTATCAATAATGGCATCGGTAGTAATATCTCGCGATCCAATATCTTCAAGAAGAGCCATCTCTATTAACGATTTTATTGACTTGTTCATTCTTATTTTTTCTCCTTCAAAGCAAAATAGTATTAATTTCTTCATCAAACCCCAAAACCCGCTCTTTCTGCTCCGCATCAAAAAGAAAAGGTTCGACATCATTTGCCAAATATTTAAAATCCAACTTGGAACATTTTTCTTTCATCCTACCAATAAACTCATCTTTTTTAAGCCCAGTAACTCCCTCAATGTATGGATAATTAGGTCTTGTTTTGGCAGAAAGAAAAGAAACATCATAAAAATCTCTCCCTTTCTCTCTTTTTCTAAAAAAAACGGCTAAAAGCTTTTGAGCTAAAAGCACATCAGGAGGGTTTACAAGAATTTTGCGATAAACACCAAACTTGTTAATTGTCGTAAGCTTTGGATTTACTATTTTTTCTTTTTTTTCAACATCAATACTTAAAAATATTTTTTCTTTCTTGTCTTTTGCAATGCCAAAGCCTTGAAGGATATCTTTGAATTTTATATAACAATGATAATTTCTATTTTTTGACAAAAATCTTTTCTCAACAGAAAAGCCTTTTAGCTCAAGCTCAGTCAACACCTTTACCATGATTTCCTTAAATTTATTATAAGTTAAACCAAAGTTATCAAAATCCAAATCTTCCGAAAATCTTTGGCTGTCATAAATAATTCTTATAGCTGTTCCCCCAATAAAACTTAAATATTCGCTTCCTTTTTGCTTGAAAAGCGAATCTAATATCTCATATTGAAGATATTCAACAACAATCCCCTTGGAATTAAGTCTCGTTATCTTTTTTTCAAAATATTTTTCTATTTGATTAAGATTAAGCATTAATATTGCCTGTTTCAAAAAAGATTTTTACAGTTTTCTCAAATTTCTTATTGTTAAAGCTTTTCAAATATTTTTTAAATTTTGTGAAATCTGTCTTTTCTTTTATCTCTTTAAAGTTAAATCTAAAAGAAGAAATATCCTCTTTGATTTTTATGCTACTCTTTCTTAAATACAAAAAATCAAGGATTGCTTTTTCTGGCTCTGCAACAAGATAAGATTCGCTTTTCCCTTGCATCGAGACATAACCAAAAAATAGGCTTCTTTTTATATTGTGATAAATAAACTTGCCAAATTCATTTTCAAATGTCCTAGTTGTTTTAGGAGTCGCAAGAGTAAAAGCATATACCATTTCAGGGATAAAACCATAAAAATACAAAGCTTTTTCATAGCTTAAATAGCTTGGAGAATAGATTTTTTGAGCAACTTCTTCCCCTGAAATTTCATCTATTCTTTTTGAAAACGCATAAACGCCGTTTTTTATTTTTACGATGTACCCATTCTTTTGCCAAGAAGAAAGCTGGCAATCAAAAACTCGAAAAGAAAGGAGTTTGATTTCTTGTCTTGTAAATATGGGAGAATTGATTTTCAATTCAAAATCTATGTATTTCATTTTTTTATATTTTTTTATAATAAACTGAAATAGTATAATATAATACAACAAACAAAGTCAAGCTGAAAATCTTGTAATAGGTGACATTTCGCAACAGTCCCATATAGCAAAGGGGGTCATTGGCGGTAAAGCATTTATCTTAAAATAAACCAGACAACATAGTAATACATTATAGGAGCTGTCAGAATAAAAGAGTCCATGCGATCCAGTATTCCTCCATGTCCCGGAAGCATATGACCTGAGTCTTTGACTTTAGAATCTCTTTTAATAACCGATTCAACAAGATCAGAAAGCTGCGCGACAACGCCAATTAAGATGCCAAGAATCAGGGCATGTGTTCCACTAATCCCGGCAAACCCAGAAAATATTTCAGCAGCAACAAGACAAGTTATAAAACCTGCCACAGCCCCTTCCCATGTTTTTTGAGGAGAAATAGCTGGCGCCAACTTATGCCTGCCAAACTTTTTGCCAATAAGATACGCCATAATATCCATTGCCCAAACAGTAAGAACCAAAAAAAATATGTAAGCGCCATGATCTGTCAAGCTTCTTATAAATATAAAATAACTAAAAAACCAACCTATGTAAATCATCCCGAGCAGGGTAACTGCAACGTCAACGATTGTATCTTTTTCTCTTTTAAGAAAAACCCCGCTTATTAAAGCAAGGGTCGCGGCAATAGTTAAAATAGCAGAATGAGCAGGCTCCCAATTTCGCTTTAAAGCATAATATGAAAAAACTATAAAAAAGATCGTAATAATATTGCCAACTAAATAAGCAGGATGGTATTCTTTTTTCATCATCAGGTTGTAAAACTCATTAACAGAAAAAAGAGCCAACAATAAAACAAGGAGTAAAAATGCAAACCCTCCAAAATAAGTACATCCCCATATTACTGGGATACCAACCAACATAGTTAAAACACGACTTAAAAATGATCTCGACATAATTTTAATATTTAATTAACCCCGATTGTTCATGCCAGAAAGAATTTTTAAACTCCCTGCGTAAACCCTAACTATCCTAATCGGGGTGAATTTGCTCCGATATTTTACCAAAGCGTCTCTCCCTTTGGCTATAAGATTCGATGGCTTTAAGCAATTCCTCCCTTTTAAAATCAGGCCAATAAACATCAGTAACATAAATTTCCGCATAAGCAATCTGCCACAGCATAAAATTTGAGATCCTCATTTCAGATGCCGTTCTGATTAACAAGTCAGGA from candidate division WOR-1 bacterium RIFOXYB2_FULL_36_35 encodes:
- a CDS encoding nicotinate-nucleotide diphosphorylase (carboxylating); the encoded protein is MNKSIKSLIEMALLEDIGSRDITTDAIIDKRKPASAIILVKEDGLLAGTSLVKGVFDVLDKKIKVSFKVKDGNKVSDGEVIAEITGPAHSILKGERLALNFLQRLSGIATLTSKFVVAVTGTNVKILDTRKTTPLWRQAEKEAVLAGGGQNHRFGLYDAVLIKDNHIKFAGGIEPAIKLLRKKAKKIEVEAQNINEVKTAIKLGVDRILLDNMDKRTLMEAVKLCKNAGIETEASGGVNLKNIKFIAKTGVDYISVGALTHSAKALDISLKFV